The genomic stretch CTGCCGCACGGCATGTTGCCCGACGCTGGCGAACAGCGCATCGCGCAACTGGTTGAGGCCGACCTGGAATATGCGGGTGAGGTTGTAGGCGATCACCAGCACGACGGCGCCGAGAAGGAAGGCCGGCAGTATACCGGCCATGTCCAGTCTGCCATTCAGTGCATCGGTGGCCCACTTGAAGAAGTAGGGGACGCCGAGCAGGACGAGCTTGGCGAGAAACAGGAAGACGGTGGCCCAGATCACGCGGCGTTTCAGGTCGCCGCGCCCGTGTGGCCACATATAGGGCCACAGGTTCACCAGCGTCCCGAGCGGATTGCTGGAATCCGCCGAAACGGTCTTCTTTGCTACTGCCATCTAAGTCTCCGGAGGGCGGCTTCCGCCTGTTGCGGACTTAAGGTGTGGGCACAGGCGATGCAAGAGGACGCGACCGGGAGCGGGTCGGTGCAAGGCCGGAAAGGAAATGTCCCGACCTTGAAAATATCGGAGTCGAGGGTTAGCGCTGCTGCTTCTGCAGGCGCTTGCGGTGCAGTTCTTCCGCATCCGGGAGCGCCTCGTCCGGCACGCCGAAGATCTGGCCGGGCTCGATCAGGTCCGGATTGTTGATCTGGTCCTGGTTGGCAAGGTAGATCGTGGTGTAGCGGACGCCCTGGCCGTAGACGCGCCGTGAAATCTGCCACAGCGTGTCGCCGCGGCGGATGATGACGGAATTGCGCGCCTGCGTCAGCGGTGCCTGCTCAATGGTCTTAGGGCCTGTCGCCGCCGCCTGTTCGGAGGCTCCGTTACCGGTGTCACCACTCTCGGCTATCACCGGTCCTACGGCCGCTTCGATTGTTGAAGCAAGTTCGGGAAGCGCGGTTCCGACAGCCTCGGGCTGAGCCGGAAGGCCATCGATCGCCGCGAGCGCTTCGCCAGCCTGTCTTGCCGCCCGGTCTACTATGTCGCGCGCATCCGCGCTTGCCCCGGCCGGCAGCCGATACTCGGATAGCGACTTGAGCGCGATAACTGTGCCCGACCGTGCCGCGGCGAGTTCCTCCGCAGAGGGTTGCCTCCCATTTCCATAGAGTCCCTTCAGCAGGGCGAATGCCCGTGCTGCCTCGTCGCGAAGTTTGTCGAAAGCGCCGCCATCGATCGCCGAGACCGAGCTTGGGCCATTCTGCCCGGCTACGGCCGCGACCTGGGCACCAGCCGGCCGGTTGAACGGAACCTCGACGCGAAGCGCGGTCTTGCCTGCGCCGTCCATCAGTTCGACTGCAATCGTGTGGTTGCCGACCGGCAGATCGATGACACCCTCGATGACGAAATTGCCGTCATTCGTGGCCTTGGCCCGCCCGACTGTCTGGTCGTTGGCAAAACCGAGAAGGGAAGCGCCGGAGGGGGCGCGACCGGCGATGAACAGGCGGCTGCCTTCGATCTCGACGGCGCTGATCTGGATATCGGCCACTGGATTCTGAGCATGGGTCCGTTCGGGCGCGGCGGCCGGAAGGGGCGGTGAGATCGGTGGTGCCGTGGCGACGAGATCGGAGGCGGCACCGGGCAGTTCGGGAAATTCAGGCGACGCGTTGCCGGTGTCGAGGGACGCTACATCCGCATCCGTGTTGCCCGCTGCCGGAACGTTTATCAGGCGGCTGGCCTTGCCCGGCTTGGTGACCATAGCGAGCAGCTTGCCATCCTTGGTTTCCGGTACCGAGACGGTCGCTGTTTCATCGGAGAGTACCGTCTCGCCATTCTTGCCGGTCGCGCGCAGGACCAGTTGATGGTCGCCGGCCGGCAAGGGCTGGTCGAGCACGATCGCGAAATCTCCGCTTGGGCCTGCCTTGATGGCGGCAATGATCTTGTCGCCGGCTGCGACCTCGACCGTCGCATCGGGTTCGGCACGCCCGGCAATGACGGTGGACCCGTTCGGCTCGACACGCAGGACATCGAATGCGGGTGCGGCGGAAGTTGCGGGTGCCTGAGATGCCGCCTCGGGGACGGGAGTAGAGGCAGGCGGCTGTGGGGCGTCGGGAGGGCTGGCAATCGGCGGCGCCGAGGCGACGTCGGTCGAGGCGCCCGTCGCCGGTGCAGCGGCTCCGGTCTCCGTCTCCTGTTTCTGGGTCACCGCCTCCTTGACCGTCTCGCCGGCTTCGTTGATCTTGTCGGTGAGTTGCTGGCCTTGGTCGGAGATCCTGGGCAGCACGAAGAAGACCATCAGCAGCGTCGCGACTGCGAGTACGGAAAGAGCCAGCCAGCCGGCGCGGTTTCTCATGTTCATTCGTCTCCGGGCGGATGTGCCACCAGTTCGGATTACCCGTTTCCTACTGGCTTAACAAGCTTTTCGCTCTTCGCGGGCTTGCCGTTCCGGCCGTTTCCCGCCACTTTTGCAGATGACCGCATTCGCGGCTCGCTCTCATGTTCGTTTCTGGAGTCGAATGTGTCCATTCAGTCAATCTGCGTCTATTGCGGTTCCCAGCCTGGCCGCGACCCTGCCTACATCGCGGCCGGCCATGCGCTCGGAAAATCGATCGCCGCCCACGGCCTGCGCCTCGTATATGGCGGCGGTACCAAGGGTATCATGGGCGCAGTCGCCGCAGGCGTGCTAGCCAATGGCGGGCAGGTGACAGGTATTATACCAGAGTTTCTCGTGGATATGGAGGCCACCCGTCATTCTCTTAGCCAGCTCGACGAACTGATCGTCACGGAGGACATGCATGCTCGCAAGCACGCCATGTTCGAACGTTCGGATGCGTTCGTTACCCTTCCGGGCGGCATCGGCACGCTCGAGGAGATCGTCGAGATCATGACCTGGGCGCAGCTCGGCCGGCACGAGAAGCCGATGGTCTTCGCCAATATCGGCGGCTTCTGGAATCCGATGCTCGATCTCGTCGACCACATGCGGGAGCAGGGGTTCATCCACCGCGCACACCTCGTCCAGCCCCTGGTCATCAACGATGTCGAGGACATCGTACCCGCGATTCTGGACCGGGCCAGCGACATCACCCCGACACCCGGCGAGGAAGCGGTTATTTCAAGGCTCTAGCGAAGTGTTGGCCCCCAGGTTCGGTCCTCAGTTGCCGCGGGCCTGCATCAGCATCGACCAGCTGTAGATGGCAAGAGCCGACCAGATCAGAACGAAGGCGCCGAGCTTCACCATGCTGAGCGGCTCGTGGAACACGAATACAGCAATCAGGAAGATCATGGTCGGCGCGATATACTGCATGATGCCGATGGTCGAGAGCCGGAGCAGCTTTGCGCCATTGGCGTAGATCATCAGCGGTCCAGCGGTGATAACGCCGGTCGCCGCAAGCAGGAGGGTGTCCGACGTGCTGGAGTGGATGAGATGGCCGCTGCCGGACATTTCTGCATAGACGATGTAGGCGAGGGCGAACGGCGTGAGGATCAGCACCTCGAGGAAGAAGCCCTGGTTCGGCCCCACGGGAAGCGTCTTGCGGAAGAAGGCATAGAACCCCCAACTGACCGTCAGGACCAGCGAAGCCCAGGGAAGCCCCCCGGCGTCGTAGGTCAGGATCGCAACAGCGACGACTACCAAGGCGATCGCGATGAGCTGTACGGGCTGCAGGCGCTCCTTGAGGAGTACGGCCGCCAGGAAGATGCTGAACAGCGGGTTGATGAAATAGCCGAGCGCGGTGTCCAGCGCACGATCGACCGAGATCGCCCAGACATAAACGCCCCAGTTGACGGTGATCAGCGCCGCGGTCATCCCAGCCATCATCAGCGTCCGCGGAGAACGGAAAGCAGCCTTCAGCTCCGATGTCCGGCGCAGGATCAGCAGCACGATCCCCGCGACCGGAACTGACCAGACCACCCGGTGCGCCAGGACTTCGAAAGGCGACATGTGTGCGACGGCCTTCATGTAGATCGGCAGGAAACCCCACAGCAAATAGGCCGTCAGCGCGAAGGCGAAGCCGCGGGCGGAATCCTCATTCTTGGCCGGGGCGGGCGCGTCTGTGGTGGCCATGGATGTTTCCGATCGTCTTTTCCGCGTATGGTTGCCATCTACTCCTCACGCCAAGAAGGAACCAATTCATTTGCGTGAAGAGTTGATCGCGGTGATGAATTCCATGCAGTCGCCATGCCAGCGAAACCGGAGGCCTCATGAAATTTGAAGAGCAGCCTCCTCATCGCCAGCTGTTTGCGCGGCAGGTGCTCGCCAAGGCCGGGGTGGCCAACGACCCTCGCCTGCTCGATGCTCTGGTATCCGTCGAACGGGAGCCGTTCTTCGGACCTCCGCCGTGGTTCTACAGTGATTTCTCGACCTACCGCGAACTGGCCTCACACGACCCGGTCGTCCTCTACCAGGACATGCTCGTGGCGCTGGATCCGGCGCGCCACGTCAACAACGGGGTCCCCTCCCTCCATGCCGGTGCGCTGAACCAGCTAGGGATCGTGCCGGGGGAACGGGTCGCCCATCTTGGCGCCGGGACCGGTTACTACACTGCGATACTCGCTGAACTGGTCGGGCCGTCAGGTCATGTCACCGCCGTTGAGTACGACGGGGAGTTGGCCGGCAAGGCAGCAGCGGCCCTCCAGAACCGAAGCAATGTCACGGTCATTCACGGTGATGCCTTAGTATTTCCGCAAGCGGCTGTCGACGTCGTCTATGTCAACTTCGCGCTGGACCATCCGGCTGCGGCCTGGGTCGATCAACTTGCGCCTGGCGGTCGCCTCCTGTTCCCGCTGGGGATCCCGGCCCGGAGCGCCAACGGGGAGCAGTTGCCGTTTACGAGCATCGCCGGGTTTCTCCTGATCGACCGGCGCCCGGCAGGCTACGGTGCCCGCTTCCTGCAGCCGGTGTCCTTCGTGTTTGCCGAAGGGCAAGAGCCGCCGCCGGCCAGCCGTCGGGAGGGCCTGGAGGCGGCCTTCCGGCGCCGCATCGCCGACCAGGTGCGACAGTTGCGCTGGCGCCGTCCGCCGGAGGACGACGAGTGGTATTCGGAAGAGGGTTGGGGCCTCTCGAAGCGCGAGCTGTAGCTATTCCGCTGCGATCCGCCCCGCCATGTGGCGGTTCTTCATCAGCTTGTAGACGATCGAATCGGTCAGCGCCTGGAATGAGGCGTCAATGATGTTTTCCGACACCCCGACCGTCCACCAGCGCGTTCCGTCGCCATCGGTCGATTCGATCAGCACGCGCGTGATGGCGGCAGTGCCGCCGTTGAGGATGCGCACCTTGAAGTCGGCCAGTACGAGGTCGGCGATTTCCGCCTGGTATTTGCCGAGATCCTTGCGCAATGCCAGGTCGAGCGCGTTCACCGGGCCGTCACCCTCAGCGACGGACATGACCTGCTCGCCATCGACATCGAGCTTCACGACCGCTTCCGACACTGTCTTGATGCGGCCATTGGCGTCGAAGCGTCGCTCCACCATCACCCTGAAGCTGTCGACGGTGAAGAATTCCGGAATGGTACCCAGCGTCCGGTGGGCGAGAAGCTCGAAGCTGGCGTCGGCACCCTCATAGGCATAGCCGGTTGCCTCTCGCTCCTTGACGATGGAAATCAGCAGGTCGAGCTTCGGGTCGTCCTTGCCAACGTCGATGCCGCGTCGCTTCAGGGCATTGATGAAGTTCGACTTGCCGCCCTGGTCGGAGACCATCACCTTGCGGAAGTTGCCGACGGTTTCAGGCGCCACGTGTTCGTAGGTTCTTGGGTCCTTAAGCAGTGCGGAGGCATGGATGCCGGCCTTGGTCGCAAAGGCGGAGGCGCCGACATAGGGCGCCTGATGGTTCGGCGACCGGTTCAGCAACTCGTCGAAGGCATGGCTGAGATTGGTGAGCCCCTCAAGCCGCACCGCGTCGATCCCGGTCTCGAAGCGGCTGGAATAGCTCTCCTTCAGCGACAGGGTGGCGATCAGAGTCACCAGATTGGCGTTGCCGCAGCGTTCGCCGATGCCGTTCAGCGTCCCCTGGATTTGCCGACAGCCCGCCTCGACGGCGGCGAGCGAGTTGGCGACCGCCTGGCCGGTATCGTCATGGGCGTGGATGCCGAGCGCTGACCCCGGAATGCCTGCGGCGATGACCGCGCCGACGATCTCCCGGATCTCTGCCGGCTGGGTGCCGCCATTGGTGTCGCAAAGCACGACCCAGCGCGCCCCCGCCTCGTAAGCCGTCCTTGCGCAGGAAAGCGCATAATCGGGATTTGCCTTGTAGCCGTCGAAGAAATGCTCGCAGTCGACCAGGGCTTCCCTACCGACGGCACGAGCCGCCTCGACGCTCTCCCGGATCGACCGAAGGTTCTCCTCGTTGGAGCAGCCGAGGGCGACGCGGACATGGTAGTCCCAGCTTTTTGCGACGAAGCAGATGGCGTCGCTGCGAGCCTGCAGCAGCGTTGCAAGTCCAGGGTCATTGGAGGCGGAAACGCCGGCCCGCTTCGTCATGCCGAATGCGACAAAGCTGGCCTTCTGTGTCCGCTTCTCCGAGAAGAAGGCGGTATCCGTCGGATTGGCCCCGGGATACCCGCCTTCGACATAATCGAGACCGAAATTGTCGAGCATGGCCGAAATCGCAATCTTGTCCTCGACAGAAAAATCGACCCCCGGTGTCTGCTGCCCGTCCCGGAGCGTCGTGTCGAAGAGATAGATGCGTTCCCGCGTCATGTGCCGTCCTCCGCCGCCTGTTGCGGCCATTGAACCCTATGCCGTCTTTCCGGCGAACCGGTCCGTCGCCCTGATCAGCTGGTCGGTGATGCCCGGTTCGAGATAGGCATGGCCCGCACCTTCTACGATGTGGAAATCAGCCTGGGGCCAGGCGTTGTGCAACTGCCAAGCATATTTCAGCGGGCAGGGCATGTCGTAGCGCCCGTGAATGATGACGCCCGGGATAGCCTTGAGCTTGTGCGCGTCGCGCACGAGCTGACCTTCCTCCAGCCAGCCCGCATGCACGAAATAGTGGTTTTCGATGCGGGCGAAGGCGATCGCGTAGTCGGGGTCGTGAAACTGCGCGGAATAGTCTGGATTCGGCAGGAGGGTGATCGTCTCGCCTTCCCAGGTGCTCCAGGCAAGCGCGCATTCGCGCTTCTTCGCCTCGTCATCCCCCGTCAGATACTTGCGGTAGGCGGCCATCAGGTCGCCGCGCTCGGCTTCTGGGATCGGCGCGATGAAGCGCTCCCACTTGTCGGGAAACATCTCCGAAACGCCGAACTGGTAGTACCAGAGGAGTTCGGCGCGGGTGAGCGTGTAGATGCCGCGAAGTACGATTTCCGTTACCCGTTCCGGGTGGGTCTCGGCATAGGCAAGAGAAAGGGTGGAACCCCACGAGCCGCCGAAGACCTGCCAGCGCTCCACGCCCATCATCTCGCGCAGCTTCTCCATGTCGGCGACGAGGTGCCAGGTCGTATTGGCCTCCAGCGAAGCATAGGGCGTCGATTTTCCGCAGCCGCGCTGGTCGAACAGCAGGACGTCGTAGAGTGCCGGATCGAAGAGACGCCGGTTGCCCGGCCCGAAGCCGCCACCGGGGCCGCCATGCACAAATACGGCAGGCTTGGCGCCTCGCGTGCCGACGCGCTCCCAGTAGATCGAATGGCCATCGCCGACATCGAGATGGCCTGTCTCGTAGGGCTCGATTTCCGGGTAAAGGGTGCGAAGGATTTCAGTGGAGGAGGACATCATCAACTCTCACTTCAAGGATGTTCGCGAGGATCTGGTAGCGCGGGTCGTCGATGAGATCACCGCCACGAGGAGCATCAGCGGAATGCCGAGCTCGAGCAATTCCTCCAGGATCACCATTTGCAGGCTTGTACTCGACTCCAGTGTAATCCCGAAGGGCGCAAGCTTACGCCCGATGCCATCAACCGATTTGGAAAGGATGGCGAAGGCTAGGGCGCCGACGATGCTCCAAGCCCAGAGCGTCCTCATCCGCAACCCGGTGACAAACTCCTTTGCACCCATTTTGACGAGACGGATCGCAACGGTGGCAACGAAGGCGAGGGCGATCAGACCAAGAATCCGATCCAAGACCGGCGCCATGTCCGTCAGGTAGAGGTCGCTCCGAAGCACACCTATGCTCGTGAGCTTCTTGTCGAGATCGAATTCCCGCCCCATCATCAGGAGCATGACGGCCGGCACCTGCCATGAGGTCTTCCAGTTATCACCGGAGCGCGTCCACAGCCATGCAATAGCTGCATAGGCATAAAGCAACGCCGAGGCGATCTCGATGCCGCCTGTCTCGCGGACAAGGCCAGGCCCGAACCCCGTGGTCCAGATATCCACTGCAATCAGGAAGCTGGCACCTGCCAGAGCCCAGATGATCAGGTGCCAGGGGTGGCCGGCGCTTGAGGCGTGGTCGCGTCTGTCATCGGTCATGGATTGACCACCAACATCCCGGCCGGAACGGTTGCCCGAGTCGGACCGGTGCTACCGACTGCAACGGAAAGTGGTTCATTCATAAGAAAAATCCCTATCTGCAAATCTGGATGCGTGTGAAGTTCGTCATGCGAGAAAGGCGTAAGCAATGATGGCAGCAGTGATCAGCGTCACCAGCAGGCCTTTTCCGATCAGGCTGTAGAGAAGCCATTTCGGCATCTTGTTCGGGTTGTCGGTCATGGCCTGTCGCCTTCGGGCCAGGCCTCGGTATCGTGGTCGGGATGCTGGTAGGAGATGATGTCGGCGAGGAAGGGCGCTGCCTCCACATCGTCCATGGTCTGCCGGACGGGCAGTTCGTGGAGGTGGTCTACGAAGGGGAGCTTGCGCTCAACACCGAACTGGATGATCGGGGGCACCGCCGCCGGATCGTCGAAAGCGCCGGTTGCGATGGCGATCCCGTCTGCAGCCTCGTAGGTGAGGGGCGTGCCGCAATTCTCGCAAAACCCGCGCAGGACGTGGTTAGACGAGCGGAAGTGCTTGACGCTACCGCGGGTCCACTGCAGCTCCGCATCCCGGGTGGAAACCAAGGGCGCATAGAATGCGCCGAAGGCCTTCTGGCACATGCGGCAATGGCAAATGGAACTATCCTTCAGGTCGCCGCTCACGCGGAAACGGACCGCGCCGCACTGGCAGCCGCCGGTATGGATCTGCGTCATCTCTTCACCTCCCAGGTCGTCACCCGCTCGCCGGTGGCCGGGTCCTTCCCGTCCTTGAGCTGGATGCCCTTGGACGAGAGATCATCGCGGATCTTGTCCGCCTCCGCAAAGTTCTTCGCCTTCAGCATTTCGAGTCGCATCTCGACGAGGGCATCGACGGCGGAGGCCAAGGGATTTTGACTGTCAGCTTTGACTTCGAGGGCAATTCTGCCGCGCTTACGATCGATTGCGACCCTTACCCCCCATGACTCAACCTCCTTGATTAGCTGCTCTTCGCGCTCCTTGTTTCCATTCGCCATTGCGACGCGCAGACGCTCCAAGCGATCGGATTCGTCATGGCCGAGTAGTTGATCGCGAACACGGAGATCGAAAACGTGCACTTTGTCGTAGAGTGACCATTTCCTCAGTGGAACAATCCCAAGGAATTCGAGTCCAAGGAGCAGTTTTTCAGCGGCCCCCTCATCCGATGATGCTTTCTCGCGGAGCGAGAACAGGGTCGAGAGAGCTTTGGGTGTGTTTAGGTCGTCGGCTAGCGCAGCGAGAAAGTTAGAATCCTGCAGGACTGGTCTTCCGCGAAGCCTCTTCGCTGCGATACGGCCGGCCACGATCTCTGCATCACAACTTGCCAAGAAGCCGAAGACTTCGTCGCGTGCCTGGTGAAGTTTTTCTACCGTCCAGTCGATCGGCTGACGGTAGTGGGTTTTAAGCATTGCCAGGCGAAGCACACCGCCATGCCAAGGCCGACCGCCGAACTTGTCCGTGTGCAGGAGATCGTGGATTGTGACGAAGTTGCCCTCTGACTTCGACATCTTGCGGCCTTCGACCTGCACGAAGCCATTGTGCATCCAGACATTCGCCATCGCATGCGTGCCATGGGCGCAGCGCGACTGGGCGATCTCGTTCTCGTGGTGCGGAAAGATCAGGTCCAGCCCGCCGCCATGGATGTCGAAGACCTCGCCGAGATAGCGGCCGCTCATGGCGGAGCACTCGATATGCCAACCGGGCCGACCGCGGCCCCAGGGGCTCTCCCAGCCCGGCTCATTGTGCGAAGAGAGCTTCCAGAGCACGAAGTCGCCCGGGTTCTTCTTGTGCGCATCGACGGTGATACGGGCACCGGCCTGCTGCTCGTCGAGAGGGCGTTTCGAAAGCTGGCCGTAATCGCTCATCGACTTCGTGTCGAACAGAACCTCGCCGGCCGCCACATAGGCATGACCCTTTGCGACCAGCCGCTCGATGATCTCTATCATCTGTGGAATGTTGTCGGTTGCCCGCGGCTCGACATTCGGCTCCAGGCAGCCCAGCGCCTTTACGTCCTCGTGAAATTGCGTCTCGGTCTTTTCCGTCACGAGCCGGATCGCCTCGTTCAGCGGCAGGCCGGGATGGTCGCGCAGCGCCCGTGCGTTGATCTTGTCGTCCACGTCTGTGATGTTGCGGGCATAGGTGACATGATCGGCACCATAGACATGACGCAGCAAGCGGTAGAGCACGTCGAAGACGATCACCGGCCGCGCATTGCCGATATGGGCATAGTCGTAGACCGTCGGACCGCAGACATACATACGCACGTTGTTCGGATCGATCGGCCGGAACTCAGCCTTCTCGCGAGTCAGCGTATTGTAGAGCTTGAGCTCAACGCTCATCGAATTCTCCTGACAGCAAGCCACCGGCGGGACCGGGTCGTTTGTCTTCAGGCTTTTCGAGAGACGAAAACGGCCGGGCCAGCGCAGTGCACTAGCGAATAATGATCCCGCAAATGGAAATCGCCGTTTTCATGCGGCTGTTATGGCGCGGGGCCGGGCCGTGGTCAAGCGGGACGGGAACAACTATTGCGCTTGACCGGTCTCGGCCGCAATGATCACTCCGGCATGCGGTAGTCGACGAACTTGTTTTCGCGCACGACGAAAAGACGTCCCGTATCCTTCATCTCGGGAGAGGCGAGCGGCAGGATGGCCGCGGCAACCTCGGCCGGATGCGGCAGCGTGTTCGGGTCCTCGCCGGGCATGGCCTGGGCGCGCATGGCGGTCCGCGTCGCGCCGGGGTCGATCAAATTGACGCGCAGCGCCGTGCGCTGCTGTTCGGCAGCCCAGGTGCGGGCCAGTGCCTCGACAGCCGCCTTGGACGCGGAATAGGCGCCCCAGAAGGGACGGCACTTGTGGGCCGCGCCGGAGGAGAGGATCAGCGCCCGTCCGGCGTCCGATTTCAGGAGCAGCGGCTCGACGGAGCGGATCAGCCGCCAGGTGGCGGTGACATTGGTCAGCATCACCTTCTCGAACACTTTCGCTTCGATGTGCCCGATCGGCGAGATCACGCCCAGGATGCCGGCATTGGCGACGAGGATGTCGAGCTTGCCCCAGCGTTCGAAGATCGACCCGCCGAGCTGGTCGATGGCCTGCATGTCGGTCAGGTCGAACGGTACGAGCGTGGCGGATCCGCCTTCGGCCTTGATCGCATCGTCCAACTCTTCCAGTCCGCCGACGCTGCGGGCGCAGGCAATGACATGCGCACCCGCCTTTGCCAGTTCTAGTGCGGTGAAATAGCCGATGCCGCGCGAAGCGCCGGTCACCAGAGCGATCCTGTCCTTCAGGTTGATCGTCATGTGCTGTCCCGTTTCCTGCAGCGGCAAAGAAAAAGGCCGCGTTGCCGCAGCCTTCTAGTGCCTTTGGGCCCTGATGGAAACAGGCGAGTTGCCGCGGTTCAGCCGTTGCTGGCGAGCATGGAGACCTTGTTGCCCATGGCTTCGCCGTTCTTGTCGAGGAGCCGGGTGGGGTAGTCCCCGGTAAAGTAGTGGTCGGTGAACTGCGGACGGGCCGGATTGCGCGGCTCGCCGCCGACTGCGCGGTAAAGGCCGTCGATCGACAGGAACTGCAGCGAATCTGCGCGGATGTATTCGCACATCGCCTGCAGGCTATCGTACTGGTTGGCGAGCAGCTTGTCGGCATCCGGCGTGTCGATGCCGTAGAAGTCGGGATAGTAGATCATCGGGCTGGCAACCCGGATATGCACTTCCTTCGCACCGGCATCTCGGATCATCTGGACGATCTTCAGCGAGGTGGTTCCCCGCACGATCGAATCGTCCACCAGCACGACACGCTTGCCCTCGATCATCGCCCGGTTGGCGGAGTGCTTTAGTTTCACTCCGAAGGCGCGAATCTGCTGCGTCGGTTCGATGAAGGTGCGGCCGACATAGTGGTTGCGGATGATGCCGTATTCGAACGGGATGCCGCTCTCCTGGGCAAAACCCAGCGCCGCCGGCGTGCCGCCATCGGGCACGGGGACGACGACATCGGCCTCCACCGGTGCTTCC from Pseudorhizobium banfieldiae encodes the following:
- a CDS encoding protein-L-isoaspartate O-methyltransferase family protein gives rise to the protein MKFEEQPPHRQLFARQVLAKAGVANDPRLLDALVSVEREPFFGPPPWFYSDFSTYRELASHDPVVLYQDMLVALDPARHVNNGVPSLHAGALNQLGIVPGERVAHLGAGTGYYTAILAELVGPSGHVTAVEYDGELAGKAAAALQNRSNVTVIHGDALVFPQAAVDVVYVNFALDHPAAAWVDQLAPGGRLLFPLGIPARSANGEQLPFTSIAGFLLIDRRPAGYGARFLQPVSFVFAEGQEPPPASRREGLEAAFRRRIADQVRQLRWRRPPEDDEWYSEEGWGLSKREL
- the rarD gene encoding EamA family transporter RarD — translated: MATTDAPAPAKNEDSARGFAFALTAYLLWGFLPIYMKAVAHMSPFEVLAHRVVWSVPVAGIVLLILRRTSELKAAFRSPRTLMMAGMTAALITVNWGVYVWAISVDRALDTALGYFINPLFSIFLAAVLLKERLQPVQLIAIALVVVAVAILTYDAGGLPWASLVLTVSWGFYAFFRKTLPVGPNQGFFLEVLILTPFALAYIVYAEMSGSGHLIHSSTSDTLLLAATGVITAGPLMIYANGAKLLRLSTIGIMQYIAPTMIFLIAVFVFHEPLSMVKLGAFVLIWSALAIYSWSMLMQARGN
- the cimA gene encoding citramalate synthase, which encodes MTRERIYLFDTTLRDGQQTPGVDFSVEDKIAISAMLDNFGLDYVEGGYPGANPTDTAFFSEKRTQKASFVAFGMTKRAGVSASNDPGLATLLQARSDAICFVAKSWDYHVRVALGCSNEENLRSIRESVEAARAVGREALVDCEHFFDGYKANPDYALSCARTAYEAGARWVVLCDTNGGTQPAEIREIVGAVIAAGIPGSALGIHAHDDTGQAVANSLAAVEAGCRQIQGTLNGIGERCGNANLVTLIATLSLKESYSSRFETGIDAVRLEGLTNLSHAFDELLNRSPNHQAPYVGASAFATKAGIHASALLKDPRTYEHVAPETVGNFRKVMVSDQGGKSNFINALKRRGIDVGKDDPKLDLLISIVKEREATGYAYEGADASFELLAHRTLGTIPEFFTVDSFRVMVERRFDANGRIKTVSEAVVKLDVDGEQVMSVAEGDGPVNALDLALRKDLGKYQAEIADLVLADFKVRILNGGTAAITRVLIESTDGDGTRWWTVGVSENIIDASFQALTDSIVYKLMKNRHMAGRIAAE
- a CDS encoding Ig-like domain-containing protein, encoding MNMRNRAGWLALSVLAVATLLMVFFVLPRISDQGQQLTDKINEAGETVKEAVTQKQETETGAAAPATGASTDVASAPPIASPPDAPQPPASTPVPEAASQAPATSAAPAFDVLRVEPNGSTVIAGRAEPDATVEVAAGDKIIAAIKAGPSGDFAIVLDQPLPAGDHQLVLRATGKNGETVLSDETATVSVPETKDGKLLAMVTKPGKASRLINVPAAGNTDADVASLDTGNASPEFPELPGAASDLVATAPPISPPLPAAAPERTHAQNPVADIQISAVEIEGSRLFIAGRAPSGASLLGFANDQTVGRAKATNDGNFVIEGVIDLPVGNHTIAVELMDGAGKTALRVEVPFNRPAGAQVAAVAGQNGPSSVSAIDGGAFDKLRDEAARAFALLKGLYGNGRQPSAEELAAARSGTVIALKSLSEYRLPAGASADARDIVDRAARQAGEALAAIDGLPAQPEAVGTALPELASTIEAAVGPVIAESGDTGNGASEQAAATGPKTIEQAPLTQARNSVIIRRGDTLWQISRRVYGQGVRYTTIYLANQDQINNPDLIEPGQIFGVPDEALPDAEELHRKRLQKQQR
- the pip gene encoding prolyl aminopeptidase gives rise to the protein MMSSSTEILRTLYPEIEPYETGHLDVGDGHSIYWERVGTRGAKPAVFVHGGPGGGFGPGNRRLFDPALYDVLLFDQRGCGKSTPYASLEANTTWHLVADMEKLREMMGVERWQVFGGSWGSTLSLAYAETHPERVTEIVLRGIYTLTRAELLWYYQFGVSEMFPDKWERFIAPIPEAERGDLMAAYRKYLTGDDEAKKRECALAWSTWEGETITLLPNPDYSAQFHDPDYAIAFARIENHYFVHAGWLEEGQLVRDAHKLKAIPGVIIHGRYDMPCPLKYAWQLHNAWPQADFHIVEGAGHAYLEPGITDQLIRATDRFAGKTA
- the cysS gene encoding cysteine--tRNA ligase, which encodes MSVELKLYNTLTREKAEFRPIDPNNVRMYVCGPTVYDYAHIGNARPVIVFDVLYRLLRHVYGADHVTYARNITDVDDKINARALRDHPGLPLNEAIRLVTEKTETQFHEDVKALGCLEPNVEPRATDNIPQMIEIIERLVAKGHAYVAAGEVLFDTKSMSDYGQLSKRPLDEQQAGARITVDAHKKNPGDFVLWKLSSHNEPGWESPWGRGRPGWHIECSAMSGRYLGEVFDIHGGGLDLIFPHHENEIAQSRCAHGTHAMANVWMHNGFVQVEGRKMSKSEGNFVTIHDLLHTDKFGGRPWHGGVLRLAMLKTHYRQPIDWTVEKLHQARDEVFGFLASCDAEIVAGRIAAKRLRGRPVLQDSNFLAALADDLNTPKALSTLFSLREKASSDEGAAEKLLLGLEFLGIVPLRKWSLYDKVHVFDLRVRDQLLGHDESDRLERLRVAMANGNKEREEQLIKEVESWGVRVAIDRKRGRIALEVKADSQNPLASAVDALVEMRLEMLKAKNFAEADKIRDDLSSKGIQLKDGKDPATGERVTTWEVKR
- a CDS encoding SDR family NAD(P)-dependent oxidoreductase: MTINLKDRIALVTGASRGIGYFTALELAKAGAHVIACARSVGGLEELDDAIKAEGGSATLVPFDLTDMQAIDQLGGSIFERWGKLDILVANAGILGVISPIGHIEAKVFEKVMLTNVTATWRLIRSVEPLLLKSDAGRALILSSGAAHKCRPFWGAYSASKAAVEALARTWAAEQQRTALRVNLIDPGATRTAMRAQAMPGEDPNTLPHPAEVAAAILPLASPEMKDTGRLFVVRENKFVDYRMPE
- a CDS encoding TIGR00730 family Rossman fold protein — translated: MSIQSICVYCGSQPGRDPAYIAAGHALGKSIAAHGLRLVYGGGTKGIMGAVAAGVLANGGQVTGIIPEFLVDMEATRHSLSQLDELIVTEDMHARKHAMFERSDAFVTLPGGIGTLEEIVEIMTWAQLGRHEKPMVFANIGGFWNPMLDLVDHMREQGFIHRAHLVQPLVINDVEDIVPAILDRASDITPTPGEEAVISRL
- a CDS encoding GFA family protein; translation: MTQIHTGGCQCGAVRFRVSGDLKDSSICHCRMCQKAFGAFYAPLVSTRDAELQWTRGSVKHFRSSNHVLRGFCENCGTPLTYEAADGIAIATGAFDDPAAVPPIIQFGVERKLPFVDHLHELPVRQTMDDVEAAPFLADIISYQHPDHDTEAWPEGDRP